The genomic interval CCGTTCCGCCCGGCGCGAGCAGCGGACGGCCGGCGGTCTCGGCCTCGGCTTGCCCTACATCACCCGGGGCATCCCGATCTATGACGTCCTCAGCGACGAGGGTGCGGACCTGATCGAGGTGCAGGCCGACACGATCCTGCAGGAAATCGGACTCGAGTTCCGGGACGACACGGAAGTGCTGGACATCTGGAAGAATGCCGGAGCCGATGTCGACGGCGAACGGGTCCGCTTTCCCAAGGGGCTGCTGAAGGAGATCGTCAGGACCGCGCCGGCGCAGTTCGTCCAGCATGCCCGCAATCCCGCCCGAAACGTAGTGATCGGCGGCAACAATCTCGTCTTTGCCCCCGTCTACGGCCCACCCTTCGTGACCGACCTCGACAAGGGCCGGCGCTACGGCACGATCGAGGACTTCCGCAATTTCGTGAAACTGTCCTACCTGTCGCCGTGGATGCACCACTCCGGCGGGACGGTGTGCGAACCGGTCGACCTGCCGGTCAACAAGCGCCATTTCGATATGGTCTATGCCCATATCAGGTATTCCGACAAACCCTTCATGGGGTCGGTCACGGCGCCGGAACGTGCCCGCGACTCGGTTAGGATGGCGCAGATCGTCTTCGGCGAGGAGTTCGTCGACCGCAATTGCGTCATGATCCAGCTCATCAACGCCAACTCGCCGCTCGTATTCGACGCCACGATGCTCGGCGCCTTGAAAGTCTATGCCGCAGCCAACCAGGCCTGTATCGTCTCGCCGTTCATTCTGGCCGGCGCCATGAGCCCGGTCACGGTCGCGGGCACGCTGGCGCAGGTACTGGCCGAGGCCTTGGCTGGCTGCGCCCTGACACAGCTTGTCCGGCCCGGCGCGCCGGTCGTGTTCGGCGCCTTCGTCAGTTCCATTTCCATGCAGTCGGGAGCGCCGACCTTCGGCAGCCCCGAGGGCACTCTGCTTCTCAATGGTGCCGCCAAGCTCGCCCGGCGTCTCAATCTTCCCTTCCGGTCCGGCGGCTCCTTCACGGCGTCCAAACTGCCCGATGCGCAGTCGGCACAGGAATCGGCGCAGACGATCACCGCAACGCTTTTGTCGGGCGTCAATTTCGCGCTTCATGCAGCCGGCTGGCTGGAAGGCGGGCTGTGCTCCTCCTACGAAAAGTTCATTCTCGATGCCGACCAACTCGGCATGATGCACGTCCTGGCCAGGGGAATCGACCTGTCCGAGGAAGCGCTGGCGATGGATGCCCTCCGCGAGGTCGGGCCGGGCGGACATTTCCTGGGTGCCGCCCATACCCAGCGCAATTTCGAATCCGCCTTCTTCCGTTCGCAGATCGCCGACAACAATTCCTTCGAGCAGTGGCTATCTGACGGCGAACTCGACGCTGCCCGACGGGCCAACCGCATCTGGAAGACACAGCTCGCCGAATACAGCGGCCCGGAGCTCGATCCGGCCCTCGACGAGGCCCTGCTTGCCTTCATTGCCCAACGCAAGGCATCGTTTCCAGACAGCAACATCTGAGCCACCAGGCCATTCCGTTCCGTTCAGTGCCGTACAGTCCCGGCACGAACGGCGGCGGACCGGCCTGCCGCGCCTTCTCCTTATCCCCTGGTCACCTCGGCACGGCCGCACAAGCGGCTATCCGGCGCGGAGAATGATCAATAAGACTTGCACCGGGGCTCCTGCGGAGCTATCGGCAACGAGGTGTTTTCGCGAGGATGCCGCTTCGGCTCCTCGTCGGAAATGCGTGCTGGGAGAGGCATGCAGGTCATTGTCATCGGGGCGCGACATATCGTAGATGTTTTCTGTTCACACGAATGGATCCGCTCGTTGAGATCCAAGAGATACCGGCTGGGTACAACGAGGTAAAAATGCATATACCGATTGTCATAAATAGTTATTTTCACGTTTTCCGCCAAGGCATGACACTCGCAACAGGCCAACGATAGATAACACTCAACAGGTGACTGTAGCAGCAGGGCTAAAACGAAGCGCAGGCTTGTCTAATGGCGTCAATTAAAAGCAATATTGAAATTATTGGATACTCAAGCCGTCTTCCGGGCGCACAGTCCACCGAAGAGTTCTGGAGGGTCCTAAAGGAGGGGCGCTGCACCGTTACCAGTGTTTCCGAAGATCGCTGGCCGCTGACCCGATTCGGGCATCCGGATCGCTCGGCAGCGGGCAAGACCTACACCTGGGCTGCTGGCCAGCTCGATGACGTCTGGGGATTCGATCCAGCATTCTTCGGCATCTCGCCGCGCGAAGCGCTCCAGATGGACCCGCAGCAGCGGATCCTGCTGCAGCTGGTCTGGGAGGCGCTCGAACAGGCCGGCCTGCCGCCGAGCGCCCTAGCGGGCAGTTCGACCGGCGTCTTCGTCGGCGCCTCGTCGCTCGATTACCACCACCGCTTCGTGATCGATCCGCAGAATGCCGACATGCAGTTCATGACCGGCAACACGCTGTCGATCGTCTCGAACCGCATCTCCTACATCTACGACCTGCGCGGACCGAGCTTCACGGTCGACACCGCCTGCTCCTCGTCCCTGGTGGCGCTTCACGAAGCCGTCTCGGCGCTCGAAACCGGCCAGATCGACACCGCCATCGTCTGCGGCATCAGCGTGCTGCTGAGCCCGTTCGCCTTTGTCGGCTTCTCGCGCGCGTCCATGCTGTCGCCGACCGGCCTGTGCCAGGCCTTCGACGCCAACGGCGACGGCTACGTGCGCTCCGAGGGCGGCGTCGCCGTGATCCTGCAATCGGCCCGCGCCGCCCGCCTGCCGGGTACCAAGGTCCACGGCCGGATCGTCGCATCCGGCATCAACGCCGACGGGCGCACGGTCGGCCTGTCGCTGCCGTCGCCCTATGCTCAGGCAGCCCTGCTCGAGGAGATCTACGGCGGCCTCGAAATCGCCCCTGATCGGCTTGCGTTCGTCGAGGCGCACGGTACCGGCACGCGTGTCGGCGACCCGGCCGAGGCAGACGCACTCGGCAAGGTGATCGGCCAGAAGCGCAGCACCCCGCTTGCGATCGGCTCGGTCAAGACCAACGTCGGCCATCTGGAGCCGGTATCCGGCCTTGTCGGCCTGCTCAAGTCGATCCTGGCGCTGAAGCACGACCTGCTGCCGAAATCGCTGCATTTCCGCACGCCCAATCCGGACATTCCGTTCGAGGACCTGAACCTGCGCGTGGCAGCGGAGCCGGTGCCGCTGCAAAAGGACGGATCCCCGCGCCTTGCCGGCGTCAACTCGTTCGGCTTCGGCGGCACCAATGCCCATGTCGTCCTTGCCGACGGCGACGCGCCGGAGGTGTCCGCCGAGCCATCCGATCCGACGACGCCGCTGGTTCTGAGCGCCCGGGGCAAGGCGGCGCTGAAGGCGCTGGCGGAACGCTATCGCGAAGCGCTCGACGGCAAGGACGATCCGTCGGCAGGCGCGATCTCAGCGTCCGCGGCCTATACGCGCGACCTGCTCAGCGACCGGCTGGTGGTGCTCGGCGCCAGCGCCGAGGAGAAACGGCAGGCGCTCGACGACTTTCTCGCCGACCGCAAGTCGCCCAATATCGTGCAGGGGGCAACCGTCCGCGCCAACCAGAAGATCGCCTTCGTCTTCTCGGGCAACGGCTCTCAGTGGGCCGGCATGGGCTGCGAAGCCTATCAGAAGGATCCGGACTTTCAGGCAGCCTTCGAGCGGGTCGACCGCAAGTTCATGGGCGTCGGGGGCTGGTCGCTGTTGACCATGCTCTTCTCGGAGGACCTCGAGACCGAGATCGAGCGCACCGAGATCGCCCAGCCTCTGCTGTTCGGCATTCAGGTAGCGCTGGTCGAGGCGCTCGCCAGGCGCGGCATCCGGCCGAGCGCCGTTGCCGGCCACAGCGTCGGCGAGGTAGCCGCCGCCTGGTGCTGCGGGGCGCTGACGCTCGACCAGGCCGTCAAGGTCATCCATGCCCGATCGACTCAGCAGGAGGTGATCCGCCATCTCGGCTCCATGGCCGCACTGCTGCTGCCGGCGGACAAGGCCAGAGAGGCGATCGCGGAGGCCGGGTTCCCTCGCATCGAGCTCGCTGCGATCAACTCGCCCCGCAGCGTGACGATCTCCGGCCCGGTGGAGAGCCTCGACGCCTTCGCCAAGTTCGCCCGCAAGAAGCGCTGGGCAATGCGCCGGCTGAACCTTGCCTATCCGTTCCATTGTGCGCTCGTCGAGCCGATCCGCGAGCCGCTGCTTGAGGCGTTGTCCGGCATCGAGCCCAAGGCTGCCGACCTGCTGTTCTTCTCCACAGTCGACCCGGACGCGGAAGAGATCCGCCTCGATTCCGACTACTGGTGGCGCAACGTGCGTCAGCCGGTCCTGTTCGCCGATGCCATCGAGCGCATGGCCGGTCAGACCATCGGCGTTTTCGTCGAAATCGGCCCGAAGCCGGTGCTCGGCACCTACATGAATGACGTGCTGCGCGAGGGAGGGCACCGCACCGACGTGCTGCCCTCGCTGGACGCTCCGGTCAAGGGCGGCGAGCACGCGCTCAATCCGGTCGAGACCGCCGCCGCCGGGATCCTCGCCCATGGCGGAGAGGTCGATCTCGAGGAGTTCTTCGGCGAACCGCCGCGCGCTTTCGTCGGGCTGCCGAGCTATCCCTGGCAGAATGTCGACTACAAGCCGGAGGCCACCGCCGAGAGCATCGACTACATGTTCGGCACGACCTGGCCGCTGCTCGGCTATCGCCTGCGCCAGGACGTCGGCGAGTGGTTCAATCACGTCGACCCGGCGCTGTTGCCCTGGCTTGCCGATCACAAGGTCGAGGAGTCGATCGTGTTCCCGGCGGCAGGCTTCGCCGAAATGGCATTGCGGGCCGCGATCCGCTGGACGGGAGCCGACGAGATCGAGTTGCGCGATTTCGACATCCTGCGGCCGCTGGTTTTCGACGGTTCGGAGATCTGGGAGACGCAGGTCCGCATTTCCTCGGACGACCGCGTGGTCGAGGTTCTTTCACGCCCGCGGCTTCAGGGCGCCGACTGGTCTCTCAACGCGCGCGGCCATTTCGTCAGCGTCGTGCGCAACGCCCGCAAGTCCACCCTGTCAGTGCCCGACAATGTAGGCACGACGCTGGAAACCGCGGCTCTTTATGCGCTGACGCAGACCTTCGGTCTGCGCTACGGTGAGGCATTCCAGCGCGCCGAAAAGGTCCTTGCCCATGACGCGCGCACGGCGACCGTGCTGCTGAAACCTCAGACGGACGCCGTTGCCAGGGGCAAGTTCGCCCTGTGTCCGACGCTGATGGATGCCGGGTTCCACGGCCTGTTCGCGCTGCTCGACGGCGTCGAGGAAATCCCGGCGCAGACCAGCTTCCTGCCGATCCGGCTTGGCTCCTTGCGCCTGCTGCAGCCTGAGGTCGCGCCGACGTCGGTGCTGATCCGGGTCACCCGAGCCACGCCGCGCTCCATCGAGGCGACCTTCGAATATCTCGATGCCGCCGGCGACGTCGTCGCCCGGTTGTCGCAGGCCCGGTTCAGGGCGGTCCGGCTCGGTCGCGAGACGCGCCAGAGCGACCTGGTCTACCGCACGATCGCGACGCTGCTTCCGGACGCGGATCGCGTCGCCCCGATCCAGGCGGTGATGCCGGACGGTTTCGCGGCCTTTGCGGAACGCTGCGGCGTCGCCTGCGACGACGCACCGGAACCCGGCGATACCCTGCTGCTGGTCGAAGCGCTCGGCCGGACCATTGCCCATGACACGCTCTGGCAGCTTTCCGGCGCAGAGCCGTTGCGTCTCGACGCTCTCGTCGAACAGGGGCTGATCGCTCAGTCCGCCCTGCCGCTCGTGCATTCCCTGCTCGGGTGGCTCTCCGACAGCGACCTTGCGACCGAAACCGACGACGGCTGGCGCATCGAAGACCCCGCCGAGGGTCCGACGGCCAGCGACCTCCTCAGGACCATCGCCGTCGAAGCCTCCGGCCACATCGCTGAAGCCGCGCTGCTGTCTCGCCTGTCGCTGCGGCTGAAGGACATTCTGCGCGACGGACTTGCCGAACGCGCCCAGGGCTATTTCGCCGGCGGCCTGTTCGACGCCTACCAGACCGCCTCGCCCGCAGCCGCCGACCTGATGGCGGCCGTAAAGCGCGTCGCGGTTGACCTGATCACGTCCTGGCCGTCCGACCAGGCGTTGAAGATCCTGGTTTTCGGCGCCACGTCGGCCGATCTGCTGCTCACGCTCGACCGGTTGATCGATCCGCGGCACGCGTCGGTCGTGGTGACGGACCCCGTCGCGACCTCCCTCGGCCGGGCCGAACGGCAATGGACCGGCAGCAACGCCATCCGCTTCGTCGATTTCGAGGATGGCGAGGCGCTGGCCGCCCGCGGTCCGTTCGACATCATTCTGTCGGGCGGCCACCTGTCGGAAAGTTCTAACCAGGACATCGCCCGCGTCGGCGCCTGCCTGTCCAGGGACGGCCTGTTGTTCAGCGCCGAATTCCTCCCCTCCCCGCTGACCGACCTGATCCGCGGCATTGGCGCCGACTGGTGGCGCGAGACGGCGGTGGACGCATTCCCCCTGTCCCGCCTGCGGACGCCGGAGGAGTGGCAAGGGGATCTTGCCGCTGCAGGCCTTGAGCGGGTCGAAACGACCAATCTCGACAGCGACGTCGCCGAAGCGATCCTGATTGCAGCCCGGGCTCCCGCCGACGGCAAGACGGTTGTGCAGGCGGATGCGGAACAAGCCGCGGAAGAGCCGCAGAAGGCGTCGACGCTCCTCGTCATTGCCGATCGGGACGGCGCGAGCCGGAAGGTCGCGGAAGCCCTCAAATCGACTCTCGCCGAAGCGGCGATCGCCGTGACGGTCGCGGTCATCGGGGAGCGCACCGGACCAGATGAAAATGGCGACTGGTCGATCGACCCGGACCAGCCGGACGACGCGCTGAAAGCTCTGCTCGCGGAGTGCGCTGCCGGAATCGTGCATCTTGCCGGCGCCTATGCGGCCGAGGGTGATGCCCTTGCGGTCACCGACAGCCGCACCTGGAGCCTGACTCAGCTGCTCAAGACGATCGGCTTCGACGACACGCGGCTTTGGATCGTCGCCCCTGGCGGCGTTCAGGATATTGCCGGCGGATCGAGCCATCGGCCCGATCAATGCGGCGTCTGGGCCTATGGCCGCGTGGCCATGAACGAATTCCCGAACGCCGGAATCCGTCTGATCGACCTGTCCCCCGCGATCGAACCTGGCGTTGCCGCCGTGCGGCTCGCGGACGAGATCCGGAATGGCGGCGACGAGCGCGAAATCATCATCGACGGCCGGCGCCGGGCGGGTCTGCGTATCGTCAAGGGAGGGCTTCTACCGGAGGCCGCCGTATCGGAGACGGCGGAGCCGGTCATGCGGCTGGACATCCTGCGCCAGGGCTCGCTCGATCAGCTTGCCTGGCACGCAATCGACCGCCAGCTGCCCAGGGACGACGAGATCGAAATCGCCGTCGAGGCCAGCGGCCTGAACTTCCGCGATGTCATGTGGGCCCTCGGCCTCCTGCCCGAGGAAGCGCTGGAAGACGGTTTCGCCGGGCCGACCCTGGGCATGGAATGCTGCGGCACCGTCGTTTCGGTCGGTCCTGCCGTCACCCGGTTCCAGCCGGGCGAGCGGGTCATCACTTTCGCCCCGGCCTGTTTCGCGAGCCATGTCACGGTGTCCGAGGCGGCGTGCGCGCCCATGCCCTCGACCGTCACCTCGGAAGAGGCTGCGACCATTCCGGTCACGTTCCTGACGGCCTATTACGCGCTGGTTCATCTGGCCAGACTCGGCGAAGGGGAGACGGTACTCATCCACGGCGGCGCCGGTGGCGTCGGCCTCGCCGCGCTGCAGATCGCCAAATGGCGTGGCGCGCGCACCATCACGACCGCCGGTTCGGAGGAAAAGCGCAGCTTCCTCAAGCTGCTCGGAGCCGATCTGGTGCTCGACTCGCGCAGCCTCGCCTTCGTCGACGACATCATGGAGGCCACGGACGGCCAGGGCGTCGACGTGGTGCTCAACTCGCTGTTCGGCGAGGCGATGGAACGCAGCATCGAGGTGCTGAAGCCGTTCGGCCGCTTCCTGGAACTCGGCAAGCGCGACTACTACGGCAACACCCGCATCGGCCTGCGACCGTTCCGGCAGAACCTGACCTATTTCGGCATCGACGCCGACCAGTTGCTGACCCGGCAGCCGAAACTGGCCAAGGACCTGTTCATCGAACTGGTCCGCCTGTTCGAAAACGGCACCCTGGCCCCCCTGCCCTATCGCGTGTTCGAGGCGGACGGTGTGATCGATGCCTTCCGACTCATGCAGCAGGCCGGCCATATCGGCAAGATCGTGCTGCGCCCGCCGGCCGTTCCCGCCGCGGTACCGCGCCGCCGTAGCCTCGCGCTGAGGCCCGACGCGACCTATGTCGTCGGCGGCGGCTTCGGCGGCTTCGGGGCGGAACTGCTGCGGCGGATGACCGATCTCGGCGCGCGGAACCTGCTCGTACTAAGCCGGCGCGGTACGGATTCCGACGATGCCAGGGCGGTTGCCGCCGAACTTGAGACACGTGGCGTGCGTGTCGTTGCGCCGGCCTGCGATCTCACGGACGAAGCGACATTGGCCAAGACGCTGGCCGACTGCCGGAGCACGATGCCGCCTATCCGGGGTGTCTTCCACACCGCCATGGTGCTGAACGACGGCCTTCTCGCGAACCTCGACCACGACGGCCTGACCCGTGTGCTGGCACCGAAGATCCGCGGCGCTGAACTGCTCGACGTGCTGACCGCCGGAGATCCCCTGGACCATTTCGTGCTGTATTCCTCCGCGACCACGCTGGTCGGCAACCCCGGCCAGGCCAACTACGTCGCCGCGAACGGCTATCTGGAAGCACTCGCCCGCAAGCGGCGCGCCGAGGGCAAGCCCGGCCTTGCGGTCGCCTGGGGCGCCATTTCCGACGCCGGCTATCTGGCCCGCAACGACGACGTCAACGAATTGCTGGCGCGCAAGCTCGGGCGCCATGCGCTGACCGCGCGCGAGGCCCTCGATGGTCTTGTCGCGCTGATGGCAGAGCCGCAGGACTCGCTCGAGACTGCGGCGGTCGGCTATGCGCGCATCGACTGGCAGTCGGCCCGTCGCGACCTCGCCTTGCTTGCCACGCCGCTGGTCGACCTGCTGGGCCTCGGCAGCGGCGAGGACTCCGGACCGGTGGAAGGCGCCATCGACCTGCATGCCATGCTCAAGGGCATGGACAAGGTCAAGGCGGCGCAGACGGTCGCCAACCTCCTTGCCGGAGAGATCGGCAAGATCCTGCGTATCGCGCCGGAGGAGATCGATCCGCACAAGCCGCTGTCGGAGGTCGGCATGGACTCTCTGATGGCGCTCGAACTGCGGATGAGCGCTGAACGCCAGCTCGGCATCGACATCCCCTTGATGTCGCTCGCCAACGGTGCCACCCTTATCGACCTGTCGGCGCGCGTCGCGAACCGCGTCCTCGGCGGTGAGGCCGACAATGGTGTCTCCGGCGAGGCCCGACAGCTTGCGAGCCAGCACATGACCGACGACCGTACGGAAACCGAGGACCTGTCCGACATCGCCGAACAGGTCGAGGCCAAGAGCCGCGAACTGAGGTCGCTGCTGTGAGCGAGCGGCGATCCAAACTCGGCGGCATCGCCGGCAGCGACCGTGACCGGCTGATGGAGAGTATCCGGGCCGGACGAAAGGCCAACCGCGACCGGCGTCCCGCGCCGGTGTCGGCCCAGGCTCCCGAGCCCAAGCGCAAGGCCTTCGATTTCGCCGAACTGCCGCAGATCAAGCAGCTGCAGATGCAGCGGGCGGCCGCAGACATGATGGGCATAGACAATCCGTTCTTCCGCCCCCATGACGGACTGGCCGCGGGAACCACCGTCATCGACGGCAAGGTCCACGACAACTTCGCCTCCTACAACTACCTCGGCCTCAACGGCCACCCCGACGTGGCGGCAGCTGCCAAGGCGGCGATCGAGACCTACGGCATCAGCGTTTCCGCCAGCCGGATCGTGGCCGGCGAGCGTCCCCTGCACCGCGACCTCGAAGATGCCCTGGCGCGTGTGCACGGGGTGGAGGCATCGATCGTCATGGTCAGCGGCCACGCCACCAACGTGACGACCATCGGTCACCTGATGAACAAGGGCGACCTGATCCTGACCGACAGCCTGGTGCACAACAGCATCGCCGAAGGCGCGCGGCTGTCAGGTGCGACACGGATCAATTTCCCCCACGATGACCTCGAAGCGCTGGAGCGCCTGCTGGCGGAGAACCGCCACAAGTACGATCATGTGCTGATCGTCGTCGAAGGTCTCTATTCCATGGATGGGGACTTTCCCGATCTCAAGCGCCTGGTTCACCTCAAGCAGGCGTACGATGCTTGGCTGATGGTCGACGAGGCCCATTCGATCGGCGTCCTCGGCGCCACCGGCCATGGCATCGCCGAGCATTTCGGCATCGACCCGAACGAGGTCGAGTTGTGGATGGGAACGCTCAGCAAGACCTTCTCGTCCTGCGGCGGCTACATCGCCGGCTCGCGGGTGCTGTGCGACTATCTCAAGACGACGGCGCCCGGGTTCGTGTTCTCGGTCGGTCTGGCGCCGGCGCTGGCAGCGGCGGCGATCGCCTCGATCCAGGTGATGGAGCGGGAACCGGAGCGGGTGGCACGGCTGCAGGCGAACGGCCGGCATTTTCTCGCCTGCGCCAGGGCGGCCAGACTGGATACCGGACCGAGCGCCGGCTACTCGGTGGTGCCGGTGATCGTCGGCGAGTCGGTCGGCGCGGCGGTCCTGTCAAACCGGCTTTTGTCCCGTGGACTCAATGCCTTGCCGATCATCTTCCCGGCCGTGGCGGAAAAGGCGGCGCGGCTGCGCTTCTTCATCACCAGCGAGCACACGTTCGAGCAGATCGAGCGTGCAGTGGCGCTAACGGCCGAAGAACTCAAGCAGATTCGCGCCGACGGCACGGCCGTCGACCGGTTGATCAAGGCGGCGCGCTGAGCGGTCAGTCGCGGAAGCGGGGGTCGTCCTCGATTTCCGCGGCGAAGGGCTTCATGAAATAGTCGGATAGCCGCGGCGGCAGGATGCCCTGCAGGCGGATCCCAGTCGCCAGCAGGAACGGAAAGGCGTGCAGGCTGCGCTGGCGCTCGATCGCCCGACGCATCCGGCGCGCAGCGTCTTCCGCTGTGATTTCAAAGGGTTTGGCGCCCTTGTGACGCGCCGACATGGGCGAGGTGACGAAGCCCGGACACAGGATCGTGACGCCGACGCCGTCGGCCGCGAGCCAGCCGCGCAGGGAGTGGCCGTAGGATATCACCGCCGCCTTGGAGGCGCTGTAGGACGGCATGTCCGGCAGGGCGCGCAGGCCGGCGAGCGAGGCGACCAGGGCGATATGGCCGCGCCGGCGTGCCCGCATCTGTTCGACAAGTCCCGTTATCGTATTGACAGTACCACGGAAATTGATCTCGAACTGGCGGTCGGAGGCGTCGTCGGGCTCGCGCGAGCGGCCGGCGCCGAGGCCGGCGGTGACGCCGGCATTGGCGATCAGCAGGTCGACCGGGCGGCGCGCATCGGCCTCGGCGAGAAAGGCATGCAGCGCCGCGCGGTCGCGGATATCGAGCGCTGCCGTTTCCGCCTCCGCGCCCTTGCGGCGGACGTTTTCGGCAAGCATGTCAAGGCGATGCGGGTCGCGGGCGATCAACACCAGATGGCGGCCCGGCGTGGCGTATTCCAGCG from Polymorphum gilvum SL003B-26A1 carries:
- a CDS encoding aminotransferase class I/II-fold pyridoxal phosphate-dependent enzyme, which gives rise to MSERRSKLGGIAGSDRDRLMESIRAGRKANRDRRPAPVSAQAPEPKRKAFDFAELPQIKQLQMQRAAADMMGIDNPFFRPHDGLAAGTTVIDGKVHDNFASYNYLGLNGHPDVAAAAKAAIETYGISVSASRIVAGERPLHRDLEDALARVHGVEASIVMVSGHATNVTTIGHLMNKGDLILTDSLVHNSIAEGARLSGATRINFPHDDLEALERLLAENRHKYDHVLIVVEGLYSMDGDFPDLKRLVHLKQAYDAWLMVDEAHSIGVLGATGHGIAEHFGIDPNEVELWMGTLSKTFSSCGGYIAGSRVLCDYLKTTAPGFVFSVGLAPALAAAAIASIQVMEREPERVARLQANGRHFLACARAARLDTGPSAGYSVVPVIVGESVGAAVLSNRLLSRGLNALPIIFPAVAEKAARLRFFITSEHTFEQIERAVALTAEELKQIRADGTAVDRLIKAAR
- a CDS encoding trimethylamine methyltransferase family protein, which codes for MSDDSSRTVRRGRSARREQRTAGGLGLGLPYITRGIPIYDVLSDEGADLIEVQADTILQEIGLEFRDDTEVLDIWKNAGADVDGERVRFPKGLLKEIVRTAPAQFVQHARNPARNVVIGGNNLVFAPVYGPPFVTDLDKGRRYGTIEDFRNFVKLSYLSPWMHHSGGTVCEPVDLPVNKRHFDMVYAHIRYSDKPFMGSVTAPERARDSVRMAQIVFGEEFVDRNCVMIQLINANSPLVFDATMLGALKVYAAANQACIVSPFILAGAMSPVTVAGTLAQVLAEALAGCALTQLVRPGAPVVFGAFVSSISMQSGAPTFGSPEGTLLLNGAAKLARRLNLPFRSGGSFTASKLPDAQSAQESAQTITATLLSGVNFALHAAGWLEGGLCSSYEKFILDADQLGMMHVLARGIDLSEEALAMDALREVGPGGHFLGAAHTQRNFESAFFRSQIADNNSFEQWLSDGELDAARRANRIWKTQLAEYSGPELDPALDEALLAFIAQRKASFPDSNI
- a CDS encoding type I polyketide synthase; translation: MASIKSNIEIIGYSSRLPGAQSTEEFWRVLKEGRCTVTSVSEDRWPLTRFGHPDRSAAGKTYTWAAGQLDDVWGFDPAFFGISPREALQMDPQQRILLQLVWEALEQAGLPPSALAGSSTGVFVGASSLDYHHRFVIDPQNADMQFMTGNTLSIVSNRISYIYDLRGPSFTVDTACSSSLVALHEAVSALETGQIDTAIVCGISVLLSPFAFVGFSRASMLSPTGLCQAFDANGDGYVRSEGGVAVILQSARAARLPGTKVHGRIVASGINADGRTVGLSLPSPYAQAALLEEIYGGLEIAPDRLAFVEAHGTGTRVGDPAEADALGKVIGQKRSTPLAIGSVKTNVGHLEPVSGLVGLLKSILALKHDLLPKSLHFRTPNPDIPFEDLNLRVAAEPVPLQKDGSPRLAGVNSFGFGGTNAHVVLADGDAPEVSAEPSDPTTPLVLSARGKAALKALAERYREALDGKDDPSAGAISASAAYTRDLLSDRLVVLGASAEEKRQALDDFLADRKSPNIVQGATVRANQKIAFVFSGNGSQWAGMGCEAYQKDPDFQAAFERVDRKFMGVGGWSLLTMLFSEDLETEIERTEIAQPLLFGIQVALVEALARRGIRPSAVAGHSVGEVAAAWCCGALTLDQAVKVIHARSTQQEVIRHLGSMAALLLPADKAREAIAEAGFPRIELAAINSPRSVTISGPVESLDAFAKFARKKRWAMRRLNLAYPFHCALVEPIREPLLEALSGIEPKAADLLFFSTVDPDAEEIRLDSDYWWRNVRQPVLFADAIERMAGQTIGVFVEIGPKPVLGTYMNDVLREGGHRTDVLPSLDAPVKGGEHALNPVETAAAGILAHGGEVDLEEFFGEPPRAFVGLPSYPWQNVDYKPEATAESIDYMFGTTWPLLGYRLRQDVGEWFNHVDPALLPWLADHKVEESIVFPAAGFAEMALRAAIRWTGADEIELRDFDILRPLVFDGSEIWETQVRISSDDRVVEVLSRPRLQGADWSLNARGHFVSVVRNARKSTLSVPDNVGTTLETAALYALTQTFGLRYGEAFQRAEKVLAHDARTATVLLKPQTDAVARGKFALCPTLMDAGFHGLFALLDGVEEIPAQTSFLPIRLGSLRLLQPEVAPTSVLIRVTRATPRSIEATFEYLDAAGDVVARLSQARFRAVRLGRETRQSDLVYRTIATLLPDADRVAPIQAVMPDGFAAFAERCGVACDDAPEPGDTLLLVEALGRTIAHDTLWQLSGAEPLRLDALVEQGLIAQSALPLVHSLLGWLSDSDLATETDDGWRIEDPAEGPTASDLLRTIAVEASGHIAEAALLSRLSLRLKDILRDGLAERAQGYFAGGLFDAYQTASPAAADLMAAVKRVAVDLITSWPSDQALKILVFGATSADLLLTLDRLIDPRHASVVVTDPVATSLGRAERQWTGSNAIRFVDFEDGEALAARGPFDIILSGGHLSESSNQDIARVGACLSRDGLLFSAEFLPSPLTDLIRGIGADWWRETAVDAFPLSRLRTPEEWQGDLAAAGLERVETTNLDSDVAEAILIAARAPADGKTVVQADAEQAAEEPQKASTLLVIADRDGASRKVAEALKSTLAEAAIAVTVAVIGERTGPDENGDWSIDPDQPDDALKALLAECAAGIVHLAGAYAAEGDALAVTDSRTWSLTQLLKTIGFDDTRLWIVAPGGVQDIAGGSSHRPDQCGVWAYGRVAMNEFPNAGIRLIDLSPAIEPGVAAVRLADEIRNGGDEREIIIDGRRRAGLRIVKGGLLPEAAVSETAEPVMRLDILRQGSLDQLAWHAIDRQLPRDDEIEIAVEASGLNFRDVMWALGLLPEEALEDGFAGPTLGMECCGTVVSVGPAVTRFQPGERVITFAPACFASHVTVSEAACAPMPSTVTSEEAATIPVTFLTAYYALVHLARLGEGETVLIHGGAGGVGLAALQIAKWRGARTITTAGSEEKRSFLKLLGADLVLDSRSLAFVDDIMEATDGQGVDVVLNSLFGEAMERSIEVLKPFGRFLELGKRDYYGNTRIGLRPFRQNLTYFGIDADQLLTRQPKLAKDLFIELVRLFENGTLAPLPYRVFEADGVIDAFRLMQQAGHIGKIVLRPPAVPAAVPRRRSLALRPDATYVVGGGFGGFGAELLRRMTDLGARNLLVLSRRGTDSDDARAVAAELETRGVRVVAPACDLTDEATLAKTLADCRSTMPPIRGVFHTAMVLNDGLLANLDHDGLTRVLAPKIRGAELLDVLTAGDPLDHFVLYSSATTLVGNPGQANYVAANGYLEALARKRRAEGKPGLAVAWGAISDAGYLARNDDVNELLARKLGRHALTAREALDGLVALMAEPQDSLETAAVGYARIDWQSARRDLALLATPLVDLLGLGSGEDSGPVEGAIDLHAMLKGMDKVKAAQTVANLLAGEIGKILRIAPEEIDPHKPLSEVGMDSLMALELRMSAERQLGIDIPLMSLANGATLIDLSARVANRVLGGEADNGVSGEARQLASQHMTDDRTETEDLSDIAEQVEAKSRELRSLL
- a CDS encoding SDR family NAD(P)-dependent oxidoreductase, producing the protein MAKFDPSTIVLTGASGGIGTALALEYATPGRHLVLIARDPHRLDMLAENVRRKGAEAETAALDIRDRAALHAFLAEADARRPVDLLIANAGVTAGLGAGRSREPDDASDRQFEINFRGTVNTITGLVEQMRARRRGHIALVASLAGLRALPDMPSYSASKAAVISYGHSLRGWLAADGVGVTILCPGFVTSPMSARHKGAKPFEITAEDAARRMRRAIERQRSLHAFPFLLATGIRLQGILPPRLSDYFMKPFAAEIEDDPRFRD